A genomic stretch from Sulfurimonas sediminis includes:
- a CDS encoding class I SAM-dependent methyltransferase, which translates to MTLTELQQHLEKNALTCNEEFKRLFHGRGGLYEEWKYLTVDSIDTVLSVALYFEKKNETELLEMLKAFTCNTRYTTLVVQRRYLKDAPSEVITGEIPQDLHVTENGMKLKLNLLSNKNSGYFPDMKNGRAFVRENAKDKHILNLFSYTCAFSVAAKLGGAKSVVNVDMSKSALKTGMANHALNNLDPKGVSFLSYNILKSFSSLKRKGPYDMIIIDPPSFQRGSFEATKDYEKLIKKLPQLASQNCILLASLNSPELQSSFIIDMIEKFAPGFRFEKRLKNLPEFASNDEEKSLKNLVFTRVAV; encoded by the coding sequence ATGACACTTACAGAACTCCAACAGCATCTTGAAAAAAACGCACTTACATGTAATGAAGAGTTTAAACGCCTTTTTCACGGTCGTGGCGGACTTTATGAGGAGTGGAAGTATCTTACAGTAGACTCCATTGACACTGTTTTAAGTGTTGCCTTATATTTTGAAAAAAAGAATGAAACAGAACTTTTGGAGATGCTCAAAGCCTTTACATGTAACACGCGATACACAACACTTGTAGTACAAAGACGATACCTCAAAGATGCACCGAGTGAAGTGATTACAGGAGAAATCCCACAGGATTTACATGTAACAGAAAACGGTATGAAACTCAAACTCAACCTCCTCTCCAACAAAAACAGCGGTTATTTTCCCGATATGAAGAACGGGCGTGCCTTTGTCAGAGAAAATGCCAAAGACAAACATATATTAAACCTTTTTTCTTATACCTGTGCTTTTAGCGTTGCGGCAAAGCTCGGCGGAGCCAAAAGTGTTGTTAATGTCGATATGAGCAAAAGTGCCCTCAAAACAGGCATGGCAAATCATGCTTTAAACAATCTTGACCCAAAAGGTGTGAGCTTTCTCTCATATAACATACTCAAATCATTCTCTTCACTCAAAAGAAAAGGTCCTTACGATATGATTATCATCGACCCGCCAAGCTTTCAAAGAGGCAGTTTCGAGGCAACAAAAGATTATGAAAAACTCATCAAAAAACTCCCTCAGCTTGCAAGCCAAAACTGCATACTTTTGGCCTCTCTGAACTCTCCGGAACTTCAAAGCAGTTTTATTATAGATATGATAGAAAAATTCGCACCGGGTTTTAGATTTGAAAAACGGCTCAAAAACCTTCCTGAATTTGCAAGCAATGATGAAGAAAAAAGTTTGAAAAATCTTGTTTTTACAAGAGTTGCTGTATAA
- the cysS gene encoding cysteine--tRNA ligase — translation MHIFDSVQKTKRKFIPLKEGKVTLYVCGPTVYDDAHLGHAKSALVFDLLTRVLEANGYEVTYARNITDIDDKIIKKAIEQKKDIQEITDFYTEAYHKEMEALGVKRPTLEPKATQNLEAMVDLIQKLIDKGHAYTTPDGDVYFDTASDSEYLTLSHHSQNEEDKQERVASSSYKKNHADFALWKSVKDNSVTFSSPFGAGRPGWHLECSAMIEKHLAYKDTPFAIDIHGGGADLLFPHHENEAAQTRCATKHELANYWMHNGFVNIDGEKMSKSLGNSFFLKDALKEYDGEVLRFYLLSTHYRSNFNFNTQDLESAKKRLDKLYRLKKRLFGLPACNDETPFKKELLKSLNDDMNVSTALALIDEMISKANETLDTAGKHKLLKRETLANLAYIEKLLGFGIQNPFEYFQFGIDETTKEKINTLIEQRDSAKKEKNFALSDKIRDEILSLGVNLMDTPQGTFWEKV, via the coding sequence GTGCATATATTTGATTCTGTACAAAAAACAAAACGAAAATTCATTCCGCTTAAAGAGGGCAAAGTCACCCTTTATGTCTGTGGTCCTACTGTTTATGATGATGCCCACCTCGGACATGCAAAATCAGCCCTTGTGTTTGACTTGCTGACGCGTGTTTTGGAAGCAAACGGATATGAAGTCACCTATGCACGCAACATTACCGATATAGATGACAAAATCATCAAAAAAGCGATAGAGCAGAAAAAAGATATACAGGAGATTACAGACTTTTACACCGAAGCCTACCACAAAGAGATGGAAGCACTCGGTGTAAAAAGACCGACCCTGGAACCAAAAGCAACACAAAACCTTGAAGCGATGGTTGATTTGATACAAAAGCTCATAGACAAAGGGCATGCCTACACTACACCTGATGGCGATGTCTATTTTGATACGGCGAGCGACAGTGAGTATCTGACACTTTCACACCACAGCCAAAACGAAGAAGACAAGCAGGAGCGAGTCGCGAGTTCAAGCTACAAAAAAAATCATGCCGATTTTGCCCTGTGGAAAAGTGTCAAAGACAACAGTGTTACCTTTTCTTCTCCTTTTGGTGCAGGTCGTCCCGGCTGGCATCTGGAGTGTTCTGCCATGATAGAAAAACATCTGGCATACAAAGATACGCCTTTTGCCATAGATATCCACGGAGGCGGAGCCGACCTGCTTTTTCCCCACCATGAAAACGAAGCGGCACAGACACGATGTGCTACAAAACACGAACTTGCCAACTACTGGATGCACAACGGTTTTGTCAACATTGATGGCGAAAAAATGAGTAAATCACTAGGCAACAGCTTTTTTCTCAAAGATGCCCTCAAAGAGTATGACGGAGAGGTTTTACGGTTCTATCTTTTAAGCACGCATTACCGAAGTAATTTTAACTTTAACACACAGGATTTAGAGAGTGCAAAAAAACGCCTTGACAAACTCTACAGACTTAAAAAGCGTCTTTTTGGTTTGCCTGCATGTAATGATGAAACACCCTTTAAAAAAGAGCTTTTAAAATCTCTCAATGATGATATGAATGTCTCCACGGCACTCGCTCTCATAGATGAGATGATAAGTAAAGCCAACGAAACACTCGATACTGCAGGCAAACACAAACTCCTCAAGCGTGAAACTCTGGCAAACCTGGCATACATAGAAAAACTTTTGGGGTTTGGCATACAAAATCCTTTTGAGTATTTTCAGTTTGGCATAGATGAGACTACAAAAGAGAAAATAAATACCCTCATAGAACAAAGAGACAGCGCAAAAAAAGAAAAAAATTTCGCACTCTCAGACAAAATCCGGGATGAAATCCTCAGCCTTGGTGTCAATCTTATGGATACCCCGCAGGGAACTTTTTGGGAAAAAGTATAA
- the murJ gene encoding murein biosynthesis integral membrane protein MurJ, translated as MFKAIFTNSFGILTSRVLGFFRDLLTASALGANIYSDIFFIAFKLPNLFRRIFAEGAFSQVFIPAFTRSRHKALFSINILLVFSSVILILTLLVNLIPQLFTKAIATGFDADTIAIAAPYVAINFWYLPLIFFVTFLSAMLQYKHHFATSAFATALLNLSLIAALYLSHDKSQSEIVYYLSYGVVLGGILQLGVHLLAIYKLGLAKLLLGGIKYFGAKSKNIKEDTKKFRTNFFPAVWGNSTAQVSAFLDTFLASFLVTGSISYLYYANRVFQLPLALFAIATSVALFPRIARYLKNNDEAKALANLQKAFWFLAFLLTCSTVGGIIFSHEIIWLLFERGAFDTQDTANTSTVLQMYMLGLLPFGIQKLFVLWLYAKEMQAKAAKIATISLVVYITFALAFIGPFGVAGLALASTIGGYVSLFFTLKVFGIKNFFAILRSKNLIYLAVSSVVLIALLFYLKEVLRAYI; from the coding sequence ATGTTTAAAGCAATTTTCACCAACAGTTTTGGAATTCTCACCTCCCGTGTATTGGGATTTTTCAGAGACCTTTTAACCGCATCCGCACTTGGTGCAAACATATACAGCGATATATTTTTCATCGCCTTTAAGCTCCCCAATCTTTTTCGCAGAATTTTTGCAGAGGGGGCTTTCAGTCAGGTTTTTATACCTGCATTTACACGCAGCAGACACAAGGCTCTGTTTAGCATCAATATACTCCTTGTTTTCTCTTCAGTCATACTTATACTCACTCTTCTTGTCAATCTTATACCCCAACTTTTTACAAAAGCGATTGCCACAGGTTTTGATGCCGACACCATTGCCATCGCCGCTCCCTATGTTGCCATCAACTTCTGGTATCTGCCTCTTATATTTTTTGTCACATTTTTGAGTGCTATGCTGCAGTACAAACACCATTTTGCAACCTCGGCATTTGCAACAGCCCTGCTCAATCTTTCACTCATTGCCGCTTTGTACCTCTCACATGACAAAAGCCAGAGTGAGATTGTTTACTATTTGAGTTACGGGGTTGTACTTGGCGGAATTTTACAGCTCGGCGTCCATCTCCTGGCCATATATAAACTCGGACTGGCAAAACTGCTTCTTGGCGGTATAAAGTACTTTGGAGCTAAATCTAAAAATATCAAAGAGGATACGAAAAAATTTCGCACAAATTTCTTTCCGGCGGTCTGGGGAAACTCTACCGCACAGGTTTCTGCTTTTTTGGACACTTTTTTAGCTTCTTTTTTGGTCACCGGTTCCATCTCCTATCTTTACTATGCCAACCGTGTTTTTCAACTGCCTCTGGCACTTTTTGCCATTGCCACATCTGTTGCGCTTTTTCCAAGAATTGCACGCTATCTAAAAAACAATGATGAAGCAAAAGCGCTTGCAAACCTGCAAAAAGCTTTTTGGTTTTTGGCATTTTTGCTTACATGCAGCACTGTCGGAGGCATTATTTTCTCGCATGAAATCATCTGGCTTTTGTTTGAGCGAGGTGCCTTTGACACCCAGGATACCGCCAACACAAGTACCGTACTGCAGATGTATATGCTCGGACTTTTACCTTTTGGCATACAAAAACTTTTTGTTCTGTGGCTCTATGCAAAAGAGATGCAGGCAAAAGCCGCAAAAATAGCGACGATTTCTCTTGTCGTCTACATTACTTTTGCCCTGGCTTTTATCGGTCCTTTTGGCGTGGCAGGTTTGGCACTTGCAAGCACCATCGGCGGCTATGTCAGTCTCTTTTTTACCCTCAAAGTGTTTGGGATAAAAAACTTTTTTGCTATACTTCGTTCAAAAAATCTCATCTATCTGGCTGTAAGTTCTGTTGTCCTTATCGCATTACTATTCTATTTAAAGGAAGTTCTCCGTGCATATATTTGA
- a CDS encoding flagellar assembly protein A produces MALFGSDKKTKTVRKVRPTVVRTQNVAKEIFNIAKSYDIKPELLDFNILDIQTYTRIKKDKEESEWEEVTPEALRELNNEESFLNPDFQIKQTYEVEIFSKRLDEDELCKNFKTAVGANATKCKVYLSIAAGSSVDYFPRFEDSFLDLINKKKIRAGILVHIFDEMLPDVVSKISARVRVAQHLEFLQNETHLIAEGIEPTPTTNDALILYFEKNKELDENERIDYASRGFIQSVKKDELLIEYIKPKPGKPGRNCRGEYIKPAEPVVKHEPTFKVDSTIRVVEDAKSIKYIANENGYIAFENDTYVIKNEVDVGEVSFKTTGSIKSGVDSDVEMSVKETDAIKDAVGTGMTVEVSKIKIEGNVGSNAKVIAKEATVNGQTHKTAVIKADNLEINVHKGKAYGKNIRVTRLEHGEIDGEQVKVAQALGGIIRGREIDIEICTSHVKAIATKRIEIQKLQGSENIFTIDPLLQKEAKESLDENQQKIEKLELQLKELREELKKQMHSLKEATPAFIEIKKRLLHYKKNGVKMPASFVKKYKQFQVMQENVKNLKSEVSMAQDALNLLTTKTSSFQENIFDARVINRDRWIGYNEIRFKLVDPPMELVYKPMEGSSEQVFGLVEVDEGEYAIRPINEEEIE; encoded by the coding sequence ATGGCATTATTTGGTTCTGATAAAAAGACTAAAACAGTGAGAAAAGTTCGTCCGACTGTCGTACGAACGCAAAATGTTGCAAAAGAGATTTTTAACATTGCAAAATCATATGATATAAAACCGGAATTGCTGGATTTTAACATACTTGATATTCAGACCTATACGAGAATAAAAAAAGACAAAGAAGAGAGTGAATGGGAAGAAGTAACACCCGAAGCCCTGCGTGAACTCAACAATGAAGAGAGCTTTTTAAACCCTGATTTTCAGATTAAACAGACATATGAGGTGGAAATTTTTTCCAAAAGGCTGGATGAAGATGAACTGTGTAAAAATTTTAAAACAGCAGTTGGTGCCAATGCTACAAAATGCAAAGTATATTTGAGTATTGCAGCGGGATCAAGTGTTGATTATTTTCCGAGATTCGAAGACAGTTTTCTGGATCTTATCAATAAGAAAAAAATACGGGCAGGAATTCTTGTACATATTTTTGATGAGATGCTTCCTGATGTGGTTTCAAAAATTTCTGCACGGGTCAGAGTGGCGCAGCACCTGGAATTTTTGCAAAATGAAACACATTTAATAGCAGAAGGAATTGAGCCGACACCTACAACAAATGATGCTTTGATACTCTATTTTGAAAAAAATAAAGAGCTTGATGAAAACGAGAGAATTGATTATGCGTCAAGAGGGTTTATACAAAGTGTTAAAAAAGATGAACTGCTTATAGAATATATCAAACCAAAACCCGGAAAACCCGGGCGTAACTGTCGTGGTGAATATATAAAACCTGCTGAGCCTGTTGTCAAACATGAACCGACTTTTAAAGTTGACAGTACGATACGGGTCGTTGAAGATGCAAAATCAATAAAATATATTGCCAATGAAAATGGTTATATTGCTTTTGAAAATGATACTTATGTGATAAAAAATGAAGTTGATGTAGGAGAAGTCAGTTTCAAAACGACAGGATCTATCAAAAGCGGTGTGGACTCTGATGTAGAGATGTCTGTAAAAGAGACAGATGCCATCAAGGATGCTGTTGGAACAGGGATGACTGTTGAGGTAAGTAAAATAAAAATTGAAGGAAATGTCGGCTCCAATGCAAAAGTTATAGCAAAAGAGGCTACTGTAAACGGACAGACACATAAAACTGCTGTGATCAAAGCAGACAACTTGGAAATAAATGTTCATAAGGGGAAAGCCTATGGGAAAAATATCCGGGTTACGAGACTCGAACATGGTGAAATTGACGGTGAGCAGGTAAAGGTTGCGCAAGCTTTAGGTGGTATAATTCGAGGCCGGGAAATAGATATAGAAATTTGTACTTCTCATGTCAAAGCAATTGCAACAAAACGCATTGAAATTCAAAAACTTCAGGGCAGTGAAAACATTTTTACGATTGATCCTTTGTTGCAAAAAGAAGCCAAAGAAAGCCTGGACGAGAATCAGCAAAAAATAGAAAAACTGGAGCTGCAGCTCAAAGAGTTACGAGAAGAATTAAAAAAACAGATGCATTCGCTCAAAGAAGCAACACCTGCTTTTATAGAGATTAAAAAAAGACTTTTACATTACAAAAAAAACGGAGTGAAAATGCCTGCTTCTTTTGTAAAAAAATACAAACAGTTTCAGGTCATGCAGGAAAATGTAAAGAATTTAAAGAGCGAAGTTTCAATGGCACAGGATGCGTTAAACCTTTTAACGACAAAAACTTCCTCTTTTCAAGAAAATATTTTTGATGCAAGGGTTATAAACAGAGACAGGTGGATAGGGTATAATGAGATTAGATTTAAACTAGTCGATCCTCCTATGGAACTGGTTTATAAACCTATGGAAGGTTCTAGTGAACAGGTTTTTGGACTTGTTGAAGTGGATGAAGGCGAATATGCTATCCGCCCTATAAATGAAGAGGAAATAGAATAA
- the ruvA gene encoding Holliday junction branch migration protein RuvA, translated as MIVGLHGKIEYKEPTYLHVNVQGIVYEVFISLHTFSALPKENVSLFATHIIREDAQLLFGFIDMAEKKMFSRLIKINGVGPKVAMAICSTYTPSQFAAIINNKDVNGVKKVPGIGPKSAGRILVELNGFDAEILGDNATPQASQSFNEASEALEALGFKKDKISKALSACEGNDTASLVKEALKQLQTI; from the coding sequence ATGATAGTAGGTTTACACGGAAAAATTGAATATAAAGAACCGACATATCTACATGTAAATGTGCAGGGAATTGTCTATGAGGTTTTTATCTCTTTACACACATTTTCTGCTTTGCCAAAAGAAAATGTTTCTTTATTTGCAACACATATTATTCGCGAAGATGCACAGTTGCTTTTTGGGTTTATTGATATGGCAGAGAAAAAAATGTTTTCTCGTCTGATCAAAATCAACGGTGTCGGTCCTAAGGTTGCTATGGCAATCTGTTCTACCTATACACCTTCGCAGTTTGCTGCCATTATAAATAACAAAGATGTCAACGGTGTCAAAAAGGTACCTGGAATAGGGCCTAAAAGTGCCGGACGAATTTTAGTGGAACTCAACGGTTTTGATGCTGAAATACTCGGTGACAATGCAACACCACAGGCCTCACAGTCATTTAATGAAGCCAGTGAAGCACTCGAAGCTTTAGGGTTTAAAAAAGATAAAATATCAAAAGCATTGAGTGCATGTGAAGGAAATGATACTGCTTCACTTGTAAAAGAAGCGCTCAAACAACTCCAAACAATTTAA
- a CDS encoding D-alanine--D-alanine ligase, whose product MKLTILFGGASFEHEISIVSAITLKEKLAGFDLKFVFCDSDHTFYLIEPAKMKAVTFSKGAYKKMPLLTLAQGSFVQKSMFSKIQHNNIVLNLIHGADGEDGTIAALFDFYSVKYIGPRVDACIFSYDKRYTKYLCEAIGVKYVKYEIIHKNEHCNITIPYPFIVKPASLGSSIGVSVVKDESELDYALDVAFEFDDTLIVEPFLEGVKEYNLAGYYANGTMHYSIVEEPKKEEFLDFEKKYMDFSRSEQVLQADVSEELTLRLKTNFEKVYQGLFEGALIRCDFFVFNNEVLLNEINPIPGSMANYLFEDFTASLEELASSLPHSKRPKVTYDYIHSISQAKGK is encoded by the coding sequence TTGAAATTAACAATTTTATTTGGCGGTGCAAGTTTCGAGCATGAAATAAGCATTGTCAGCGCTATAACATTAAAAGAGAAATTAGCGGGTTTTGATTTGAAATTTGTATTTTGTGACAGTGATCATACTTTTTATCTCATAGAACCTGCAAAAATGAAAGCAGTCACTTTTTCAAAAGGTGCCTATAAAAAGATGCCTCTACTTACACTTGCACAGGGTTCTTTCGTACAAAAGAGCATGTTTTCAAAAATTCAACATAACAATATTGTGTTAAACCTAATTCACGGAGCAGATGGAGAAGATGGAACAATAGCCGCACTGTTTGATTTTTACTCTGTAAAATACATCGGTCCGCGTGTGGATGCCTGTATATTCTCTTATGATAAGCGTTATACGAAATATTTGTGTGAAGCCATAGGTGTAAAGTATGTTAAATATGAAATTATTCACAAAAATGAACATTGCAATATAACGATACCGTATCCTTTCATAGTTAAACCTGCTTCTCTTGGCAGTTCAATCGGTGTAAGTGTCGTCAAAGATGAAAGTGAACTTGATTATGCACTTGATGTTGCTTTTGAATTTGATGATACACTCATTGTAGAGCCGTTTTTGGAGGGTGTCAAAGAGTATAATCTGGCAGGATATTATGCAAACGGTACTATGCACTACTCCATTGTCGAAGAACCGAAAAAAGAAGAGTTTTTAGACTTTGAGAAAAAGTATATGGATTTTTCAAGAAGTGAGCAGGTGCTTCAGGCGGATGTCAGTGAAGAGTTGACACTGCGTTTAAAAACAAATTTTGAGAAAGTTTATCAAGGTTTGTTTGAGGGTGCTTTGATACGCTGTGACTTTTTTGTTTTCAATAATGAGGTACTGCTTAATGAGATCAATCCTATACCGGGTTCTATGGCAAATTATCTTTTTGAAGATTTTACAGCTTCTCTTGAAGAGTTAGCCTCCTCTTTACCCCATTCAAAGCGTCCAAAAGTGACTTATGATTATATTCACTCTATCTCTCAGGCCAAAGGCAAATAG
- a CDS encoding alpha/beta fold hydrolase produces the protein MAVKSIQYNQHTFDISYEIVNPHAKIDLIVLHGWGSNKNLMKQTFSSYMDTFRHIYIDLPGFGNSTCNAVLTTADVARIVELLMIHMNASKDIVLGHSFGGKVALLLEPKLLVLVASAGIYIPKPFKVQAKIALFKTLKVLGLSKFRSLFVAEDAKQLSEYMYQTFKNVVNEDFSDGFSRFEEKALLFWGKEDSATPLDSGRKIQELINDSALEVYNGDHYFFMKNAEDISRKIQTAFLETMQH, from the coding sequence ATGGCAGTGAAGTCAATACAGTATAATCAGCATACTTTTGACATCAGTTATGAAATAGTGAATCCTCATGCCAAGATAGACCTCATAGTTTTACATGGCTGGGGAAGTAATAAAAATCTGATGAAACAGACATTTTCTTCCTATATGGACACTTTTCGCCATATCTATATAGATTTGCCGGGTTTTGGCAACTCTACATGTAATGCTGTTTTGACAACTGCTGATGTGGCAAGAATTGTAGAACTGTTGATGATTCACATGAACGCTTCAAAAGATATTGTACTGGGGCACTCTTTTGGCGGAAAAGTTGCTTTGTTGCTGGAGCCCAAACTGCTTGTTTTGGTTGCAAGTGCCGGTATTTATATACCAAAGCCTTTCAAAGTACAGGCAAAAATAGCACTTTTTAAGACATTGAAAGTTCTTGGTTTGTCCAAATTCCGTTCGCTCTTTGTGGCAGAGGATGCCAAGCAACTCAGTGAATACATGTATCAGACTTTTAAAAATGTGGTCAATGAAGATTTTAGTGATGGATTCTCAAGATTTGAAGAAAAAGCACTTCTTTTTTGGGGTAAAGAGGACAGTGCCACACCACTTGATTCGGGAAGAAAAATCCAAGAGCTTATCAATGATTCTGCTTTGGAAGTATATAATGGCGATCATTATTTTTTTATGAAAAATGCAGAGGATATTTCCAGAAAAATTCAAACTGCATTTTTAGAAACAATGCAACACTGA
- a CDS encoding Mur ligase family protein produces MQEYETLLAFVTNVLFVTLLGWYLITNLQWYDYKIERVIFKHHKPHWHILYFIIPFIAYYTTGKFFIIFFIFAFVPSIIIWYKKLDKKLVLTWRVKRFLILLVSLTLFQDVLCTLKEGCATYGVFMPLAIAYIGSYIIEKFLFKVYMKEAKKKLQSMKDLEIVCITGSYGKTSIKNFTAKILSHKFKVYATPRSVNTLGGIVADINNNLPEDTQIYVCEAGARERGDIYAITTFLEPQRVVVGRVGEAHIEYFKSLKNIIATKLEIIKSPRLQQAFIHTSVTDEPHEMVTFFGDEIKNVQATLEGTDFELELDGRTLQLHTDILGAFQTMNIAVAVRIAKSFGMSDEEIVETVKNLEPVEHRLQLIKAGGKIILDDGYNGNIDGMLEGIRLCSLHEGRKVMVTPGLVESTDALNLQLIEAINKVFDIVIVTGALNADLFDRHLHVKNKIILKDKASMVDILATQTKSGDIILFANDAPNFI; encoded by the coding sequence ATGCAAGAGTATGAAACACTGCTGGCCTTTGTCACCAATGTTCTTTTTGTCACACTTTTAGGCTGGTATCTTATTACAAACCTGCAGTGGTATGATTATAAAATTGAGAGGGTAATTTTCAAACATCACAAACCGCACTGGCATATTTTATATTTTATTATTCCTTTTATTGCCTATTACACAACAGGTAAATTTTTTATTATATTTTTTATATTTGCCTTTGTTCCGAGTATCATTATCTGGTATAAAAAGCTTGATAAAAAGCTGGTTTTGACTTGGCGTGTAAAAAGATTTTTGATTCTTCTGGTTTCTTTGACACTCTTTCAGGATGTTCTTTGCACACTCAAAGAGGGCTGTGCAACATACGGTGTTTTTATGCCTTTGGCGATTGCCTATATCGGCAGTTATATTATAGAAAAATTTCTTTTTAAAGTTTATATGAAAGAGGCAAAGAAAAAGCTGCAATCTATGAAAGATTTAGAGATTGTCTGTATTACCGGCAGTTACGGCAAAACAAGTATCAAAAACTTTACAGCCAAGATTCTCTCGCATAAATTTAAAGTCTATGCAACACCAAGAAGTGTCAACACTTTAGGCGGAATTGTTGCGGATATCAACAATAATCTTCCTGAAGATACACAGATATATGTATGTGAAGCAGGTGCAAGAGAGCGTGGAGACATTTATGCGATTACAACTTTTCTGGAACCACAGAGAGTTGTGGTTGGGCGTGTTGGTGAGGCACATATAGAGTATTTTAAATCTTTGAAAAATATTATCGCTACAAAACTCGAAATTATTAAATCACCAAGGTTGCAACAGGCGTTTATTCATACCTCTGTGACAGATGAACCGCATGAAATGGTAACTTTTTTCGGTGATGAGATAAAAAATGTACAGGCAACGCTTGAAGGGACTGATTTTGAACTTGAATTAGATGGCAGAACTTTACAACTGCATACAGATATTTTGGGTGCTTTTCAGACGATGAATATTGCCGTAGCGGTAAGAATAGCAAAAAGTTTTGGAATGAGTGATGAAGAGATAGTCGAAACTGTCAAAAACCTTGAACCGGTTGAGCATAGACTCCAACTCATAAAAGCCGGTGGAAAAATTATCCTCGATGACGGATATAACGGAAATATTGACGGTATGCTTGAGGGTATTCGTTTGTGCTCACTTCATGAGGGCAGAAAAGTAATGGTCACACCGGGACTTGTTGAGAGTACGGATGCGTTGAATCTGCAACTGATTGAAGCAATCAACAAAGTCTTTGACATTGTGATTGTCACAGGCGCTTTAAATGCAGATCTTTTTGACAGGCATTTACATGTAAAGAACAAAATAATACTCAAAGACAAAGCATCAATGGTAGACATTTTGGCAACTCAGACAAAATCAGGCGACATCATACTCTTTGCCAATGATGCTCCGAATTTTATATAG
- a CDS encoding TRAP transporter small permease subunit, translating to MKYISYLTAVVLALLVVLVVFDATGRYLFSHGSTALQELEWHFFDVVILLSIAFTLRHNAHVRVDIFYEKFSPKTQALINIISTLFFVLPLSFLIIYISIDFVTMSFEQLEASSDPGGLKYRWIVKALMPLAFVFLALQAFKELVSDIKKWKSL from the coding sequence ATGAAATATATTTCTTATCTGACTGCTGTTGTTTTGGCTTTACTGGTTGTTTTGGTTGTTTTTGATGCAACGGGACGTTACCTTTTTTCTCATGGTTCTACGGCACTGCAGGAGTTGGAATGGCACTTTTTTGATGTGGTGATTTTGCTCAGCATTGCCTTTACGCTGCGTCATAATGCCCATGTGCGCGTTGATATTTTTTATGAAAAATTTTCACCAAAAACGCAGGCCCTTATAAATATTATCTCCACACTTTTTTTTGTTCTGCCACTCTCTTTTTTAATAATATACATTAGCATAGATTTTGTAACAATGAGTTTTGAACAACTCGAAGCCTCTTCGGATCCGGGTGGGCTGAAATACCGATGGATCGTCAAAGCCTTAATGCCGCTTGCCTTCGTCTTTTTGGCATTGCAGGCATTCAAAGAACTTGTCAGTGACATTAAAAAATGGAAATCGCTATGA